Below is a window of Quadrisphaera setariae DNA.
GCCGCCGTAGATCGACCACAGCGCCCCGCGGGTGTTGAAGCGCCGCCAGAACAGCGAGTACACGAGCGTGGGCAGGTTGGCGCTCGCCGCCACCGCGAACGCCAGCGCCACGAGGAACGCCACGTTCTGCCCCACGGCGAACATGCCGCCGAGGATCGCCACCGCCCCGATGACGACGACGGTGCGCCGGGCGACCTTCACCTCCTCGGCCGGGTCGGCCCTGCCGTCCTTGACCACGCTGGCGTAGACGTCGTGCGCGAACGATGCCGCCGCCGTGATGGCCAGGCCCGCCACCACGGCGAGGATGGTCGCGAAGGCCACCGCGGCGATGAAGCCCAGCAGCAGGGTGCCGCCGAGCTGGTAGGCCAGCAGCGGCGCGGCGCTGTTCACCCCGCCGGGAGCGCTGGTGATGGCCTCCGGTCCCACGAGGGCCCCGGCGCCGTACCCCAGCACCAGCGTGAACAGGTAGAACAGGCCGATCAGCCAGATCGCCCAGACCACGCTGCGGCGGGCCTGCTTGGCGTCGGGCACCGTGTAGAAGCGCATGAGCACGTGCGGCAGGCCCGCGGTGCCCAGCACCAGCGCCAGGGCCAGCGACAGGAAGTTGAGCTTGGTCAGCGCCGAGGCGCCGTACTGGTTCATCGGCTCGACCAGCTTCTCCGGGTCCGCCACGCCCTCCGCCGCGGCGGTGTCGATGGCGGCCTGCATGAGGCTGGAGACGTTGAAGCCGTAGGTCGCGAGCACCCACACGGTCATCGCGCCGGCGCCGGCGATGAGGAGGACGGCCTTGACGATCTGCACCCAGGTGGTGCCCTTCATGCCACCGACGAGCACGTAGACGATCATCAGGACGCCGACGACGGCGACCACCGCGTACTGGCCCGCTGGCGCGGTGATGCCCAGCAGCAGCGCCACGAGGCCGCCCGCCCCCGCCATCTGGGCCAGCAGGTAGAAGAAGCAGACGGCCAGGGTGGCCAGCGCGGCGGCCATGCGCACGGGGCGCTGCCGCAGCCGGAAGCTCAGGACGTCGGCCATCGTGAACTTGCCGGTGTTGCGCAGCAGCTCCGCGACGAGCAGCAGGGCCACGAGC
It encodes the following:
- a CDS encoding solute symporter family protein, coding for MVIVLRASRNNKTAADYYAAGRSFSGPQNGTAIAGDYLSAASFLGIAGAIAIYGYDGFLYSIGFLVAWLVALLLVAELLRNTGKFTMADVLSFRLRQRPVRMAAALATLAVCFFYLLAQMAGAGGLVALLLGITAPAGQYAVVAVVGVLMIVYVLVGGMKGTTWVQIVKAVLLIAGAGAMTVWVLATYGFNVSSLMQAAIDTAAAEGVADPEKLVEPMNQYGASALTKLNFLSLALALVLGTAGLPHVLMRFYTVPDAKQARRSVVWAIWLIGLFYLFTLVLGYGAGALVGPEAITSAPGGVNSAAPLLAYQLGGTLLLGFIAAVAFATILAVVAGLAITAAASFAHDVYASVVKDGRADPAEEVKVARRTVVVIGAVAILGGMFAVGQNVAFLVALAFAVAASANLPTLVYSLFWRRFNTRGALWSIYGGLISCLTLIIFSPVVSGKPNPADPENNLSLVKDPSIDFSLFPLENPGIVSIPLAFLLGWLGTMTGRPEPDHEAKATEMEVRALTGAGAEGAVDH